From one Rhopalosiphum padi isolate XX-2018 chromosome 2, ASM2088224v1, whole genome shotgun sequence genomic stretch:
- the LOC132918982 gene encoding uncharacterized protein LOC132918982 has translation MNYEDNFRTPGSDSKQRKLDFFSKYSSNKNQNENVTDITDQPNPIEKSANDNNELRSNVTSENTIKSSYIFPILSRSSEQDQSNVIINDNDIFSSSESESEKQSTKNLIETDSKISLFIPPIFSSHHQAKVAFVDAHPCQPQINIPFNINKVYYRKMPNDNFVNRKWVSYNSITRKIHCSLCMGFTRPGSTPFIDGIEINLKHLYSQLEKHESSVPHDDACKAYLNITSGHTITNALLSHRQKSVELNREIVTRIIDISLLIGKQGLAFRSKRNEAAYNLSLNLKQGNFLEIVKLVAKYDPKHISEEVLLAGQYSLEVDSSQDTSVMDQLCICLRYVLNGKIIERMIALVESTSGTGEALYNIVKKELDTLNIPLTKLIGESFDGAANMSGSYNGLQAHLKTVAPESIYTHCHAHVLNLIVTDSTSCCKSAQDLFNLLQKTAVFFSDSYKRTGIWKNYLSKDQTGNDKLRKLQKLGTTRWNSKDAALKCIFGSWFVSGETSDRYNVLVESLHFLDTDSSIDSNTSSDARFLLEKWTSFEYILTSFIFLEIFHYTTPASKYLQSKELDFITVINLIKSLLSDLKKGSSKYNLIVEKTMNFISSKNNSEHIKKLNIVIEETFPDKRRSKIKKMPGELASDDIRNISNVEYFKVNTHRRIYDVLITTFENRFEKNEKLYDVLSKPFEDIALKCHKPTLESRT, from the exons ATGAACTATGAAGACAATTTTCGTActc CTGGGTCAGATAGTAAACAACGTAAGTtagactttttttcaaaatattcttctaataaaaatcaaaatgaaaatgTCACCGATATTACTGATCAACCAAATCCAATTGAAAAATCGgccaatgataataatgaacTTCGATCCAATGTAACCTcagaaaatactattaaatcatCATATATATTTCCTATTTTAAGTAGATCAAGTGAACAAGATCAATCAAacgtaataattaatgacaatgacattttttcatCATCTGAATCCGAGTCTGAAAAACAAAGTACAAAAAATCTAATTGAAACCGATTCGAAAATTAGTCTTTTTATTCCTCCTATATTTAGTAGTCACCATCAAGCTAAAGTTGCTTTTGTTGACGCACATCCATGTCAACCTCAGATAAATATAccctttaatattaataaagtatattatagaaaaatgccAAATGATAATTTCGTGAATCGAAAATGGGTTTCTTATAATTCAATAACTAGAAAAATTCATTGTTCTTTATGTATGGGGTTTACTCGTCCGGGTAGTACTCCATTTATAGATGGAATcgaaataaatttgaaacatcTTTATAGTCAATTAGAAAAACACGAAAGTTCTGTACCTCATGACGACGCCTGTAAGGCATACCTTAATATTACATCTGGACATACAATTACTAATGCGCTATTAAGTCATCGCCAAAAAAGTGTAGAATTAAATAGAGAAATTGTAACTAGAATTATagatatttctttattaatcgGTAAACAAGGTTTGGCATTTAGAAGTAAGAGAAATGAAGCcgcttataatttaagtttaaatttaaaacaagggAACTTTTTAGAAATTGTGAAACTTGTAGCAAAATATGACCCG aaaCATATCTCAGAAGAAGTTTTATTGGCGGGGCAGTATTCATTAGAAGTTGATTCTTCTCAGGATACGTCGGTAATGGATCAATTGTGTATTTGTCTAAGATATGTTTTGAATGGTAAAATAATTGAGAGAATGATTGCTTTAGTAGAGTCAACCTCTGGAACTGGTgaagcattatataatattgtgaaaaaagAATTAGATACATTGAATATCCCTCTAACAAAACTAATTGGGGAATCATTTGATGGTGCTGCCAATATGAGTGGTTCTTATAATGGTCTTCAAGCTCATTTAAAAACAGTTGCACCCGAATCAATTTATACACATTGCCATGCACATGTATTAAATCTAATAGTAACAGACTCTACTTCATGTTGTAAATCTGCTCAAGATCTTTTCAACTTACTACAGAAAactgcagtttttttttctgattcatACAAAAGAACTGgaatttggaaaaattatcTTTCAAAAGATCAAACTGGAAATGATAAATTAAGAAAACTTCAAAAGTTAGGAACTACAAGATGGAATAGTAAAGATGCcgcattaaaatgcatatttggtTCTTGGTTTGTGTCTGGTGAAACGAGTGATCGATATAATGTTTTAGTTGAATCTCTGCATTTTCTTGACACTGATTCATCTATAGATTCTAATACATCTTCAGATGCCAGATTCTTGTTAGAAAAATGGACATCTTTTGAATATATACTAACTTCATTTATATTTCTCGAAATTTTCCATTATACCACTCCAGCATCAAAATATCTCCAATCAAAAGAATTAGATTTTATTActgtcattaatttaattaagtctTTATTAAGCGACCTCAAAAAAGGttcttctaaatataatttaattgttgaaaaaacCATGAATTTTAtatctagtaaaaataattctgaacaTATTAAAAAGCTTAATATAGTCATTGAAGAAACGTTTCCAGATAAACGaagatcaaaaattaaaaaaatgcctGGTGAGCTGGCATCAGACGATATCAGAAATATTTCgaatgtagaatattttaaagtaaatacacATCGAAGAATTTATGATGTACTTATTACCACGTTTGAAAATAGATttgagaaaaatgaaaaactctatgatgtattaa gtaAACCATTTGAGGATATTGCTTTAAAATGCCATAAGCCAACTTTAGAGTCAAGAACTTAA
- the LOC132922928 gene encoding histone H1A, sperm-like, translating into MATAAVQVPSVVAPVAVSSPKKKTTKPASAGKSAAPAHPSTAVMVVAAIAELKEKKGSSLSAIKKYMSNNYNVDSTKLAPFIRKFLKAAVVKGSLVQTNGNGAMGHFKLPVEVKKKPVAAKKPSAAKKVVKKPTNAAVTPKKRKLTAKKAAEPAAKKLKTVAAKPKKSLVKAKKVVVAPKPPKAKKTPAVKPTKAAPKKK; encoded by the coding sequence ATGGCTACAGCAGCAGTTCAAGTACCGTCGGTGGTAGCACCGGTCGCCGTATCGTCTCCGAAAAAGAAGACTACCAAACCAGCCTCTGCAGGCAAGTCTGCTGCGCCCGCTCACCCGTCTACCGCGGTAATGGTGGTTGCTGCCATAGCCGAGCTTAAGGAGAAAAAAGGTTCGTCGCTGTCGGCTATCAAGAAATACATGTCCAACAACTACAACGTGGATTCCACCAAACTCGCGCCGTTCATACGCAAGTTCCTGAAGGCAGCCGTTGTCAAGGGATCATTGGTGCAAACCAACGGTAACGGAGCCATGGGCCATTTCAAACTTCCCGTCGAAGTAAAGAAGAAGCCCGTCGCCGCTAAGAAACCCAGCGCCGCCAAAAAGGTCGTTAAGAAACCGACGAACGCCGCAGTTACACCGAAAAAAAGGAAGCTGACCGCCAAGAAAGCAGCTGAGCCTGCTGCAAAGAAGCTTAAAACGGTTGCGGCCAAGCCCAAGAAATCGCTAGTCAAAGCTAAAAAAGTGGTCGTAGCACCAAAACCACCAAAGGCTAAGAAGACGCCAGCCGTCAAACCAACGAAGGCCGCCCCCAAGAAGAAATAA